The DNA segment gaattcgatgaaatcgatgaaaccctttacattttgctgccggactcgttttcttcaaaaatgatttttcttattgtttataactattgttattgcaaaattcctatttttttatggaactcctttttttttgtttttttaataagtaatacatacacaatattttgtgtctaatgttacattattgaattgtgtacgattcattttgttccattactgttacaacatgaatatttaagaaattaaattgtctatttatataaacactgccacacaaaataattgagtgcaaattacaaaagaaatttttgagacaacctaatacattcagtttcagattttaatgaatttcagTAACGGCGTGGTAAATAAttgctacttttttttattaaatattttataatttcggTTAGAGCATATCAAGTTTTCAGCGAGTTTCTCAATTGcatcttaattaaaattgaaaaaattcatgcgaAAATCTAAATCTGTACCTTCCATAAGGGtctgtgttaaaattatataattttgttatcgttttccataaaattGAGATGgttaatttaaatcgaaataggcTCATATGATTCGTATTTCATCAAAGAACAATCAAGtaaagttttgttaaaatcctccgttaaataaattcagaaaacAAGTACcttaaaattcgaatttcgtCATTTTTAGTCGgatcaaattgaaattttttaggaatattcttgaaatgaTGTAacttatgaaaatattaaaacccAAAAAAGccattatttgaattttcgaagTATCCCTTACTCCTTAAAGGGGCAATTACTTTTTTCTGGGCTagaagaatcaattttttgttgttgacAGTATTTTATCGTGCAACCCTTTGAGAACAATtctgcaaaatttcaattaaaaattcatgaaattacTGAAGCTCTTTTAGAATTTAGAGTATGTAGGTCTGTTTTTAAGAGATTTGGTAGTTCCTTCTTTCGAGGAATGTACTCGAAATTttaacgcgtttttctcgaaaccgtATTTTCGAAGCTGGTTGACACGATTTCAGAAAAACTATTAAACCGATTGACgtctaatttgaattttatattcaaaaatgatCCCTCTATCGTCCAACGTACAGGCGTACtgatatattacatattttgttttttattgttcGAAATTCGAGACATTTTTTCTGACAATTTGATTCTTTAAATTAGACCACCTgccatttctaaaaaaaaaaagatactttCGATATCCTTTCCTGTTATACGATAACGGTATGTATATAGAATAAAACGccggttgaattttttattttagtttatttaaacgGCAAAAATCATGTCAACCagcgattaatatttattccgcACCGTTAGGATCGCCGGGCTGTAAcattagtttttaatatttaatagtaatagtaataaaataataataagaccgtgtataaaatttcaaattaaaatcttacatacttttttcaataaaaaattataaaggagCTGCTTTTTGGAACGGAAACAAGCAATTCTTCCCTTATCTCCTACATTTTTTGGactcattttttaaacgttctGTGCAAAGCTGAATAACTTACGTGACATTGACGTGCAATCTtcacaatattattttacataacatctaaaaatcattcaaatatttatacatttaatatgtttttaccTTTTCTGGTTCGTCAGGTTTTTTGTTGGACTTCATATCAGGACCAGTTTTGGTTGGTTTCACATCCGCAGCAGCGATTATTATTGCCACGAGCCAAATAAAGGACATTCTAGGCATCAGTATCAGCGGTAGCAAGTTCTTAGAAGTGTGGCAAAGGATATTCGAAAAAATTGGGGAAACAAAACTTTGGGACACTGCGCTGGGGATCACGTGCATAATTGTCCTGCTTCTTCTCAGAGTTAGTATCACTTAAATACAATTACCATAGATTAGAGATAAAACGTGTAAAAgcaattttgtattaaagtTTGTTCCGGAAATAAGATTTACCTAATTTAAACTTTATGAGTAATAAGAACTTCTAATTGAATACACTtaaactttaaaatttctttaacctCTTGAAGGATATTAACAAACTTCCGGTTGCGGACAAAAGGGAACAGTATAATTATGAAtagattttataataatattttatcgaaacattaaaagatgaaaatattactttataggGGGGACTTGGTTAGGAGGAGTGATGTGGTGTGTATGGGTGGCGAGTGCTATGAGTGTTAAAAGCAATTTAAGTAATAAGAAAGCGATAGGTATACACATGGAGTAAAAGAATTAGGTAGAGTATAAGGGGGAGAGGAAGGGTACGTAAAGGCGAGGTCTAATGTAAAGAAATAGGGGTGTTAGGGGTGTAATTCTGCGGGTCAGACGATTGTCTGATAGGTAGAGGTTATGGGTAACGACGGCCGTAGAGCAGGACAAGAGAGCTCAGACGAAGAGGAAACAGTAGGTAAAGCAGGAGGGCGCCCAACAAACGCCGAAAAAACAGCGAAACACGAGAACGAGAAGGAGAGAATGGAGGAATATATAACGAGAGGTAGGAAAGAGATAGTGGAGGACAGGAGGGAGGCCACGGCGGGAAATGCAGGCaatgaagaaatattgaaagtattagCAGGATTAGTTGAAGAAATAAGAGGTCTGAAAGACGAAATgcgtacaaataataataggaTAACGGAAGAAATgagggaaaaagaaataggATGGGAgttaaaagtaaaaggaaTGGAGAAAAGAATGATGGATGTGGAAAGCAAAGTAGAGCGGATAAGTGGGAAAGGGAAACAGCTACTTGAACTCAGAACAGGAAAGAAGGGAATTGGAGGAAAATATTAAGGCAGTAGTGGTTAATAAGgttgaaaaagagaaaaagagtgGGGAAGTGGTAAAGATAAGAGGGTGGATcgaaaaacatgaaaaaatggaACGGAGAAATAATGTAGTAATAAAGGGTCTAGAGATACGGCAAGGAAATGTAAAAACGCAAATTGAAGATTTTCTAgagaaagaattaaaagtaagAAGGAAGATAAGTTGGGTGAAAGAAATCGGTAGGAAGGAAAGGTGTGTATTAATAGTAGGATTGGAAAGTTGGGAGGACAAGCAGGAGATCATGAGATACAAAGATAGGTTAGGAGGCACAAAGGTCTTCATAGATCACGATTTAACGAGACATGAGAGAGAAATTCAAAACAAGCTAGTAGCAATCGCCagggaagaaaaaagaaaagagagggAGGTGAAGGTAGGATACCAAAAAATAAGGGTGGATGGGAGATGGGCCCAATGGCAGGAAAGTTGGGCAACAGTACCGGTTAGTCaggttttttaataaattttcagccAGGTGGGCAAATAAATAGGAGAGGGGAGGGGGTGTTAGACAGGGAGAAGGCAGGGGAATTGAAAGTATTATTCTGGAATGTAGCTGGAATAGGAAAGAAAGATCAAAGTTTTTGGCAATATGTGGAAAAGTTTGATTGTATAGGCCTGGTAGAAACGTGGATGGAGGAAACACATTGGAACAAGTTTAAAAGTAGCCTATCAAAGGATTTTGTATGGAAGTGTCAAGGGGCAAAGAAGGTAAATAGGAAAGGTAGAGCGAGAGGGGGAATAATAACAGCGGTGAGAAAAAACTTAGACATAGAATGTGGAAATAGCGAAATAGAGGGTTTAGTAGAAAGGaggatgaaaattgaaaatagaacATGGAGGATTTTTTCGGTTTACAATGGTCAACCGTGGAAGAAATTGGCAAGGAAGATGGAAGAAGTGAttaaagaagaggaagaagaaatacTGTTAATAGGCGGGGATATGAATGCAAGAATAGGAAGAGAGGGTAAGGTAGAGTGAGTGAGCGAGACAGTGAGGAGAACGGACAACAGGAGGAATTCGAAAGATCTAACGAAAAATAATGAGGGAGAGCAACGGCTAAAAATGGTTGAGGAAAGAGGATGGCACATAGCGAATGGCAATATTACAGGAGATGAGGAAGGAGAATGGACGTATGTAGGTGTCAGAGGAGCAACGGTAATAGATTATGTGATCTGTAATGAAAAGGGGCTAGAGGAAATAGTACACTTTAAGGTGGAGGACAGAATAGAATCTGATCACCAACCTTTGGTTGCTACAGCGAGACTACAGGCGAGAGCGGATATAGTTGGAAGGGAGGAAGAGACTGAAACTGTCCGACAAGTGTTCTGCTGGGGAAAGGAAAGCATAGAgcaatataaaagtaaaatcagGAACATACAGCTTGCTGAAGGAAATGGAAAGCCAGGTTGGCAAGAATTAAAGGCAGCGGTTTTGCAAAGTATGGATAAAAGAGTAGTccgaaggaaaagaagaaaaccaGGACATAAATTTTGGTGGGACAAACAGTGCAgtagagaaaaaagaaaggtgaaggtaatatataaaaaatggaagataGGAAAAGTAACAAGACAAGAGTATTTGAGAAACAAAGCAGAGTTTCGAGAAATGTGTAAGAGGAAGGAGGTGGATAAAAGGGAGGAAGAGAtagagaaaataagaaatgtaaaaacagAGGGGCAAGTTTGGACATACATCaataaagaaaggaaaagaaatacagaagGAGCAACATCCATAACGATGGAAGAGTGGTTAAAACACTTTGTAGAACTCCTAGGTGGGACGGAGAGAGTGAATAAAGGGGAAAGGAGACAGTTAGGAGTAGGagtcgaagaagaagacgaactAACGGACTGCGAAATTGAAGGGGTAATGAAGAAgataaagagga comes from the Hylaeus volcanicus isolate JK05 unplaced genomic scaffold, UHH_iyHylVolc1.0_haploid 11082, whole genome shotgun sequence genome and includes:
- the LOC128882349 gene encoding uncharacterized protein LOC128882349: MVEERGWHIANGNITGDEEGEWTYVGVRGATVIDYVICNEKGLEEIVHFKVEDRIESDHQPLVATARLQARADIVGREEETETVRQVFCWGKESIEQYKSKIRNIQLAEGNGKPGWQELKAAVLQSMDKRVVRRKRRKPGHKFWWDKQCSREKRKVKVIYKKWKIGKVTRQEYLRNKAEFREMCKRKEVDKREEEIEKIRNVKTEGQVWTYINKERKRNTEGATSITMEEWLKHFVELLGGTERVNKGERRQLGVGVEEEDELTDCEIEGVMKKIKRKKAAGEDEIPGEAWVHMKGEAKRKVFEIIKEVWRGGGLPDEWRNGVIVPLLKKGG